From a region of the Corallococcus macrosporus genome:
- a CDS encoding type II secretion system protein GspJ: MKRRMRGFTLMEVMVAVGITALMGTVVALAFQTGINAKEVVEGEAERYRMVRVSLNRMAREIGSAFVSDRFDLRRFRDQNDRPTNFIGERDKLTFTTFAHQRLYTDVKESDQAVVEYFVENSSERGARQRQDLKRRVNPNVGDRMDRGGTTDVLFEGVKGVEFAYWDSEKKEWDDEWDTRRTEKKSILPTRVRITVIALDEAGKEARYTTQTRIVLNTELPRFN, encoded by the coding sequence ATGAAGCGGCGCATGCGTGGCTTCACCCTCATGGAGGTCATGGTGGCGGTGGGCATCACCGCCCTCATGGGCACCGTCGTCGCCCTGGCCTTCCAGACGGGCATCAACGCGAAGGAGGTCGTGGAGGGCGAGGCGGAGCGCTACCGCATGGTGCGCGTGTCGCTCAACCGCATGGCGCGGGAGATTGGCTCCGCCTTCGTGAGCGACCGCTTCGACCTGCGCCGCTTCCGCGACCAGAACGACCGGCCCACCAACTTCATTGGCGAGCGCGACAAGCTGACGTTCACGACGTTCGCGCACCAGCGCCTGTACACGGACGTGAAGGAGTCCGACCAGGCGGTGGTGGAGTACTTCGTGGAGAACTCCAGCGAGCGCGGCGCCCGGCAGCGGCAGGACCTGAAGCGCCGGGTGAACCCCAACGTGGGGGACCGCATGGACCGGGGCGGCACCACCGACGTCCTCTTCGAGGGCGTCAAGGGCGTGGAGTTCGCCTACTGGGATTCGGAGAAGAAGGAGTGGGACGACGAGTGGGACACGCGGCGCACGGAGAAGAAGTCCATCCTCCCCACGCGCGTGCGCATCACCGTCATCGCCCTGGATGAGGCGGGCAAGGAAGCGCGCTACACCACGCAGACGCGCATCGTGCTCAACACGGAACTGCCGAGGTTCAACTGA
- a CDS encoding type IV pilus modification PilV family protein, which yields MRFPTHRRTGFTLLETMVAMAILSVALMAIFDLNSGAVANHVYTKRLTVASLLARSKMTDLEQKLYDDGFEQDDDEQSGDFSDDGWPQFKWRARIIAPKTDGVTPDQLIGAIFNLPMGGGDSGDPLGGLAGLFGGGGGGDGKGSTPPGGTTTASPLGASAMSMAQPMFTQMVDQLTKSVREVHLTVYWKEGTQVESVDVVTHVVSLGPGGDRNGGFTPNAGTTAGAENQWVNPRTGQVVDNPIPGQNGQMLDPNTREPLVNRAQVLNQLNNPNGRQGGGNGNTGINPRLPGGIFNGGLPGMPRGQGGIIR from the coding sequence ATGAGATTCCCGACGCACAGGCGCACGGGCTTCACCCTGCTGGAGACGATGGTGGCCATGGCCATCCTCAGCGTCGCGCTGATGGCCATCTTCGACCTCAACTCCGGCGCGGTGGCCAACCACGTCTACACCAAGCGGCTCACCGTGGCGTCGCTCCTGGCCCGCTCGAAGATGACGGACCTGGAGCAGAAGCTCTACGACGACGGCTTCGAGCAGGACGACGACGAGCAGTCCGGCGACTTCTCCGACGACGGCTGGCCCCAGTTCAAGTGGCGCGCCCGCATCATCGCGCCCAAGACGGACGGCGTGACGCCGGATCAGCTCATTGGCGCCATCTTCAACCTGCCCATGGGCGGCGGCGACTCCGGCGACCCGCTGGGCGGCCTGGCCGGCCTCTTCGGCGGCGGCGGCGGCGGTGACGGCAAGGGCAGCACGCCGCCCGGCGGCACCACCACGGCCAGCCCCCTGGGCGCGTCCGCCATGAGCATGGCGCAGCCCATGTTCACGCAGATGGTGGACCAGCTCACCAAGTCCGTCCGCGAGGTGCACCTCACGGTGTACTGGAAGGAAGGCACCCAGGTGGAGAGCGTGGACGTGGTGACGCACGTCGTGTCGCTGGGGCCGGGCGGCGACCGCAACGGCGGCTTCACGCCCAACGCGGGCACCACCGCGGGCGCGGAGAACCAGTGGGTGAACCCGCGCACGGGCCAGGTGGTGGACAACCCCATCCCCGGCCAAAACGGGCAGATGCTGGACCCGAACACGCGGGAGCCGCTGGTCAACCGGGCGCAGGTCCTCAACCAGCTCAACAACCCCAACGGCCGCCAGGGCGGCGGCAACGGCAACACCGGCATCAACCCGCGGCTGCCGGGCGGCATCTTCAACGGCGGCCTGCCGGGCATGCCGCGTGGCCAGGGGGGGATCATCCGATGA
- a CDS encoding pilus assembly FimT family protein, producing the protein MSLPAPARRRRAPRGLTLIEISIALAIAAVMFAAVTVGIGAITGAKAKGSATELAGVIRSLYDSAALSGKTCRLVFEIPDPKREEATKYHAECAAGGVTTSRDRDAALRDEARDRERTARDGNNGGDARKNYTRSEGSQPSAQELMEEEKNRIESQSTFSAYTAEEISPKQLPAGVAVSVWTRQQREPVESGVAYLYFFPQGYTERAMVFLRQGDNAWTLDVSPLTGKVFIAPEALEVPRS; encoded by the coding sequence ATGTCCCTGCCCGCTCCCGCCCGCCGCCGTCGCGCTCCGCGCGGCCTGACGCTGATTGAGATCTCCATCGCGCTGGCCATCGCGGCGGTGATGTTCGCCGCGGTGACCGTGGGCATCGGCGCCATCACCGGCGCGAAGGCGAAGGGCAGCGCCACGGAGCTGGCGGGCGTCATCCGCTCGCTCTACGACTCGGCGGCGCTCAGCGGCAAGACGTGCCGGCTGGTGTTCGAAATCCCCGACCCGAAGCGTGAGGAAGCCACGAAGTACCACGCCGAGTGCGCCGCGGGCGGCGTCACCACCTCGCGCGACCGGGACGCGGCGCTGCGGGACGAGGCGCGCGACCGCGAGCGCACCGCGCGCGACGGCAACAACGGCGGCGACGCGCGCAAGAACTACACGCGCTCCGAGGGCTCGCAGCCGTCCGCGCAGGAGCTGATGGAAGAGGAGAAGAACCGCATCGAGTCCCAGTCCACCTTCTCCGCGTACACCGCGGAGGAGATCTCGCCCAAGCAGCTGCCGGCGGGCGTGGCGGTGTCGGTGTGGACGCGGCAGCAGCGCGAGCCGGTGGAGAGCGGCGTGGCCTATCTCTACTTCTTCCCGCAGGGCTACACGGAGCGCGCCATGGTGTTCCTGCGCCAGGGCGACAACGCGTGGACGCTGGACGTGTCACCCCTCACGGGCAAGGTGTTCATCGCACCCGAGGCCCTGGAGGTGCCCCGCTCATGA
- a CDS encoding type II secretion system protein GspG — protein MTPEHTSSPTSAREARSVPGGQARARSPRLGRLLLLGVFLGASLLAFALVWATEDNTLTPTQRQAREQIRRLEGLFKAHHRLMGFFPSQAQGFTPLIESKVLDAPPIDPWGHPYLYRMEGKTGAVLSLGSDGKPGGTGEAADLFSGGIVAQEVQP, from the coding sequence ATGACCCCCGAGCACACTTCCTCACCGACGTCCGCGCGCGAGGCGCGATCCGTTCCTGGAGGGCAGGCCCGCGCCCGCTCGCCGCGCCTGGGCCGCCTCCTGCTCCTGGGCGTCTTCCTGGGCGCAAGCCTCCTCGCGTTCGCGCTGGTGTGGGCCACCGAGGACAACACCCTCACGCCCACGCAGCGCCAGGCGCGCGAGCAGATCCGCCGCCTGGAGGGGCTCTTCAAGGCCCACCACCGGCTGATGGGCTTCTTCCCGTCACAGGCGCAGGGCTTCACGCCGCTCATCGAGTCGAAGGTGCTGGACGCGCCGCCCATCGACCCGTGGGGCCACCCGTACCTCTACCGCATGGAGGGCAAGACGGGCGCCGTGCTGTCGCTCGGCTCCGACGGCAAGCCCGGCGGCACCGGCGAGGCCGCGGACCTCTTCAGCGGCGGCATCGTGGCACAGGAGGTGCAGCCTTGA
- the gspG gene encoding type II secretion system major pseudopilin GspG, translated as MHTTNAKKQQRRKNRGMTLIEIMVVITILGLIAAAVGVAVIPKLEEAKQDTAKLDIRNIQSAMKLYYTKKGSYPDTATGLKALVDTQNLERMPLDPWGREYVYMNEGGKPVITSYGADGNPGGEGSDADISSKDQNARQ; from the coding sequence ATGCACACGACGAACGCGAAGAAGCAGCAGCGCCGCAAGAACCGCGGCATGACCCTCATCGAGATCATGGTGGTCATCACCATCCTCGGGCTCATCGCGGCGGCGGTGGGCGTGGCCGTCATCCCGAAGCTGGAAGAGGCCAAGCAGGACACCGCGAAGCTGGACATCCGCAACATCCAGAGCGCGATGAAGCTCTACTACACGAAGAAGGGCTCCTACCCGGACACCGCCACGGGCCTCAAGGCGCTGGTGGACACCCAGAACCTGGAGCGCATGCCGCTGGACCCCTGGGGCCGCGAGTACGTCTACATGAACGAGGGCGGCAAGCCGGTCATCACCAGCTACGGCGCCGACGGCAACCCGGGCGGCGAGGGCTCCGACGCCGACATCTCCTCCAAGGACCAGAACGCCCGGCAGTAA
- the gspF gene encoding type II secretion system inner membrane protein GspF, translating into MPVFEYRGLDSQGRQKKGLLEADSPKTLRSKLRADGIFLTDVLGQAEGSRVGVSKGANASLLARDVDLRKLGRGRVSTEDVAILTRQLATLLGAGVTIVDSLNALVDQAEKERLKRALSDIKQRVNEGSSLADAFSQHPKIFPSIYINMVRAGEASGALDQVLLRLADFTENQAKLQQKIIGTMIYPVIMLAVGGGILVLLMVFVVPKVTKIFETMRATLPLNTRILIGASNLMQAWWFIIIPAFIAGVVAFLRWIKSPKGKPKWDRFTLKAPIFGSLVRLLAISRFARTLATLLKSGVPMLAALDIVKAVMTNSVLADAVENARESIREGESIANPLKRSGQFPPLVYHMVAIGEKSGQLEDMLLSVADSYETQVNVRIGALTSLLEPMLIVVMGVMIAFVALSILMPILQVNTAIH; encoded by the coding sequence ATGCCCGTCTTCGAATACAGAGGCCTTGATTCCCAGGGCAGGCAGAAGAAGGGCCTGCTGGAGGCGGACTCGCCCAAGACGCTGCGCTCCAAGCTGCGCGCCGACGGCATCTTCCTCACCGACGTGCTGGGCCAGGCGGAGGGCAGCCGCGTGGGCGTCTCCAAGGGCGCCAACGCGTCCCTGCTGGCGCGCGACGTGGACCTGCGCAAGCTGGGCCGCGGCCGCGTGTCCACGGAGGACGTCGCCATCCTCACCCGGCAGCTCGCCACGCTGCTGGGCGCGGGCGTCACCATCGTGGACTCCCTCAACGCGCTGGTGGACCAGGCGGAGAAGGAGCGCCTCAAGCGCGCCCTGTCGGACATCAAGCAGCGCGTCAACGAAGGCTCTTCCCTGGCGGACGCCTTCTCCCAGCACCCGAAGATCTTCCCCAGCATCTACATCAACATGGTGCGCGCGGGTGAGGCCTCCGGCGCGCTGGATCAGGTGCTCCTGCGGCTGGCGGACTTCACGGAGAACCAGGCCAAGCTGCAGCAGAAGATCATCGGCACGATGATCTACCCCGTCATCATGCTGGCGGTGGGCGGCGGCATCCTCGTCCTGCTGATGGTCTTCGTGGTCCCGAAGGTGACGAAGATCTTCGAGACCATGCGCGCCACGCTGCCGCTCAACACGCGCATCCTCATTGGCGCGTCCAACCTGATGCAGGCGTGGTGGTTCATCATCATCCCGGCCTTCATCGCCGGCGTGGTGGCGTTCCTGCGCTGGATCAAGAGCCCCAAGGGCAAGCCCAAGTGGGACCGCTTCACGCTGAAGGCCCCCATCTTCGGCAGCCTCGTGCGCCTGCTGGCCATCTCCCGCTTCGCGCGCACGCTGGCCACGCTGCTCAAGAGCGGCGTGCCCATGCTGGCCGCGCTGGACATCGTCAAGGCGGTGATGACGAACTCGGTGCTGGCGGACGCGGTGGAGAACGCCCGCGAATCCATCCGCGAGGGCGAAAGCATCGCCAACCCGCTCAAGCGCTCCGGCCAGTTCCCGCCGCTCGTGTACCACATGGTCGCCATCGGTGAGAAATCAGGGCAGCTGGAGGACATGCTGCTGTCGGTGGCGGACTCCTACGAGACGCAGGTGAACGTGCGCATCGGCGCGCTGACCTCCCTCCTGGAGCCCATGCTCATCGTGGTGATGGGCGTGATGATTGCATTCGTCGCGCTCAGCATCCTGATGCCGATTCTGCAGGTGAACACGGCCATCCATTAG